Sequence from the Leptospira dzoumogneensis genome:
TCTCTAGAGAAATGATGTCCAAGGTAAACCGTATTATCATCCAAGCTGCAGGAACCAGCTATTACGCAGGTATGCTTGGAAAACATTATCTGGAAAATTTCGCAAAGATCCAAACTGATACGGAAACTTCTTCTGAGTTCCGTTATAGAAACCCTGTGGTCGAAGGTGACACACTCATCGTAGGAATTTCTCAGTCCGGAGAAACTGCGGATACTCTTGCTTCTCTTTTAGAAGCGAAAGCAAAGTTCATCAAAGTTCTTTCTTTGGTGAATAATGTGAACTCAACGATCGCAAGAGAATCCGATTCATTCATCAGAACGGATGCAGGTCCTGAGATCGGTGTCGCGAGTACAAAGGCGTTCACTGCACAGGTAATCAACCTTCTTCTTTTTTCATTATACGTAGCTCGTTTGAAATGGATCGTTTCCGACGAAGAATTGAAAACACTCTTAGAAGAGATCCGACTTTTGCCCGGCAAAATGGAAAGAATTTTGGCTCAGGCACATATCCTGGAAAACTGGGCAGCGGATTTTACTAAAACCAAGGATTTTGTTTTCTTAGGCAGGACCTATAACCATCCGGTTGCGTTAGAAGGCGCTCTGAAATTAAAAGAGGTCTCTTATATCCACGCTTCCGGTTACGCGGGCGGGGAATTCAAACACGGACCGATCGCACTGATCACGAACGAAGTGCCGGTTGTATGTATTGCGACCAAATCCGAAATTTACAGCAAAATGCTTTCTAATATCCAGGAAATCAAGGCCAGAAATGGGATCATGATCTCCATCGTAACCGAAGGGGATAAGGAGGCAAAAGAGCTTTCAGACTACTGTTTTGAAGTTCCGGACTGTCCGGAAATTTTAAGTCCGATCCTGAATGTTCTTCCTCTCCAACTTCTAGCCTATTATTCTGCCGTGGCTAGGGGTTGTCCTCCGGACCAGCCTAGAAACCTAGCGAAGTCCGTCACAGTGGAGTAGTGTAGTGGGCAGAATTCAGAGAATTTGGATCGATGAGAGGGAAACTCCTCCCGGTTTGGGAGCTTTAACCAGGATTCGGTCTTTCTCCGAGATTCGAGACGGGGTTTTGACTC
This genomic interval carries:
- the glmS gene encoding glutamine--fructose-6-phosphate transaminase (isomerizing) gives rise to the protein MCGIVGYAGDKNVESVLIVGLIGLEYRGYDSAGIAVLDRGEIQVRKQKGKIKDLENYLKEHPIRGNVGIGHTRWATHGEPNQINAHPHTDSKSTVAVVHNGIIENYSELRQELKQKGFVFHSMTDTEVIPNLLAESRKRGKSNKEAFLELFNRVHGKWAVAVVFDNEPDRVYFAQDGAPLLLGKGKEEYYLASDISPLTRNCREVYYINSKEWGYFTKTECKIYGFDGSEKEFEFKTQDIKFEDVDKGGYPHFMIKEIHEQPGIFRRIIQSRISESGEIEFPESTISREMMSKVNRIIIQAAGTSYYAGMLGKHYLENFAKIQTDTETSSEFRYRNPVVEGDTLIVGISQSGETADTLASLLEAKAKFIKVLSLVNNVNSTIARESDSFIRTDAGPEIGVASTKAFTAQVINLLLFSLYVARLKWIVSDEELKTLLEEIRLLPGKMERILAQAHILENWAADFTKTKDFVFLGRTYNHPVALEGALKLKEVSYIHASGYAGGEFKHGPIALITNEVPVVCIATKSEIYSKMLSNIQEIKARNGIMISIVTEGDKEAKELSDYCFEVPDCPEILSPILNVLPLQLLAYYSAVARGCPPDQPRNLAKSVTVE